TCAGGTTCGCTTTCCTCGAACATCGTGTGGGCGACGGTCTTTTCCCACGCATGGCCGAACGGATCGCTGGCGTAGCCGCCCGCATCCATCTCGTGCGTCCACTCGGGACAGAGCGTCCCTTTCCTGCCGAGAACCGGTCTGTTCTTGTGCTTGGGCGATCCACGGTAGAGAGAACTGCTCATGCGCGCCGCTAACCTGTCTTGCTGCCGAGCGACGTGCCGGCAGCCGCTGAGAAACGGATTAGAGGATCCGCGGCGAGTACGTCTACCGGGTTCTGCGGTATGAGCCGACCCGCGAGCGGCGCTTTCAGGATCGATCGCGTGAGGCCACCCCCCGGGCGCCGGCAGATCCGGGCCGACGTCCCGACCACCCGCGCGGCGGCCCTGATCGAGCGCAGGCCAGGCGTGTCTTCGCGCGGGCCGCTTGCGCGGCGCGCCGCGCGACGGGCATAGTGGCGCCGGGTGTCATCGGTCCAGGCCAACGTGCTCTCCAACGAACCTTCGCGAATGGCGCTGCCCGCCCGGGCGGACACGGCGTTCATCGTCCCCTCTCGCGAGCCGCAGCGCGCGGTGGCCGGGGATGTCTTCGCCGCCGCCAGGGGCGGCGCTCGGCGTCTCCTGTCGCGAACGGCGTCGCGGCCCGGCCGGAAGACGGTCGGCCGCGCCCGCCGGGCCTGACGGCATGCAGCGCTATGTCGCCATCGTCGGAAACGGCCCTCTGGGCGATCGCGACGGCAGGGAGATCGACGAAGCGGACTTCGTCATGCGCTTCAATTTCCCGCCCTACGGGCCCGCGCAGGGCGGGAGCCGGACCGACATGATGGTGCTGGTCAATTCGGGCAAGCTCCTCGGCCTCTGGTTCGGGGACCCCGCGTTCGTCAGCAACGTCTATATCCGGGGCGCGCGCCGGGTGATCCTCCCCTGGCATCCCGACGCGATCCGACGGTGGCACCCGACGCCGAAGTTCCGCGAGCGGGTGGAGAGGCGGATCGTCACGCGGAAGGAGCACTGGACGAAGCAGGCCTTCGAGCGCTTCGGCCGCATGGGAAAGGAAGTCTCCCTCCTCCCCGCATCGCTGGCCAGCCAGTGCTTCGAGGACCTGCAGCTGGCCGCAACGGACTGGCGCATCCCCAGCACCGGCTTCGTCGGGATCCGCCACGCCCTGCATTCCTTCCCGGACCATCCCCTCAGGCTCTTCGGCTTCACATGGGAGGGCTGGGAGGGCCACGACTGGGCCGCCGAACGGACCTGGCTCGCCCGGCAGGAGCGGGTCTGGATGCCGGGGGAGGGGAGCGGACGGGGGGAGGCGGCGGTTCGCGGGTGATTGGTGAGGGGGCGGGTCGGACAGGCATCAAGCAGCGGCCAAAGGAGAAACTGAAGCCAGAACGCCGGCCGTGCGGCCATCGCGACGAAACGGTGGCAGATCTTCGGGATCGCCCCTTGCTATGCCGCCTTCGCCAGGGGCCTGGCACGATCCACCCGCGCCCGCTCGCCGGGCGAATTCATGACGTTCCACAGGTCGCTGCGGCGCTGCGTGTTCAGCCAGAAGTCCGGGCTGTTGCCGAATACCCGTGCCAGAATGAGCGCCGTCGCTGCCGTGACGTTACGCCGGTCATTGCACAGTTCGTTCACATGCTTGCGCTGCACGCCCATCGCCTCGGCCAGAGCCGCCTGCGTCAGGCCGAGCGGCCGCATGAACTCTTCCGTCAGGATTTCGCCGACCGAGGCCGGTTTGCGTGTGGTCATCAACATGGCGTCCTCATCGATCGCTATGGTCGTCGAGATGGACATCCCACGCCTCGCCGCGACTGAACCGCCCCGGGTTTGCCGGAGGCTCCAACTCCTGAGAAGGTGGAGCCATCATGAGCAAGACGACGAACAAGTTTTCCCCGGAGGTGCGCCAGCGCGCGGTGCGGCTGGTGCTGAATCACGAGCATGAACATCCGTCGCGCTGGGCGGCGATCCTGTGATGCCGGCAAGCGGGCCGGTGTTCCGACCGACATGGCCGCGAAGCTGAAAGCGCTGGAGAGGGAGAACCGGGAGCTTCGGCAGGCCAACGAGATCCTGCGCAAGGCGTCCGCTTATTTTGCCCAGGTGGAACTCGACCGCCCGTTCAAACGATGATCGCGTTCATAGACGATCACCGCGAGGCCCACGGGGTCGAGCTGATCTGCAAGGTGCTGCCGATCGCCCCGTCGACCTAGCGCGACCATGTCGCCAAGCGCGTCGATCCCGAGAAGCTGTCGGCGCGGGCAAAGCGAGACTTGGCACTCAAGCCGGAGATCGAGCGCGTCTTCGCAGAGAACTTCGAGGTCTACGGCGCGAGGAAGGTCTTGCGTCAGATGCTGCGCGAAGGCTTCGCAGTTGCACGCTGCACGGTCGAGCGGCTGATGGCCGACCTCGGCCTTCAGGGCGTCATCCGCGGCAAGCCGATCCGCACCACGGTGCAAGACAAGGCCGCCCCGTGCCCGCTCGACCATGTGAACCGGGTCTTCCATGCTCCGGCGCTGAACCGGCTCTGGCTCTCGGACTTCACCTACGTCAGCACGTGGTCGGGCTTTGTCTACGTCGCCTTCGTCATCGACGCCTACGCCCGCCGGATCGTCGGATGGCGGGTGAGCCGGACGGCGCATGCGAGCTTCGTCCTCGATGCTCTGGAACAGGCCCTGCACGAACGGCAGCCCGTCCATCGCGGCGGCCTAGTTCATCATTCGGACCGTCGATCGCAATATGTCAGCATCCGCTATACCGAGCGACTGGCCGAAGCCGGCATCGAGCCCTCCGTCGGCAGCGTCGGAGACTCCTACGACAACGCTCTCGCCGAGACGATCAACGGCCTCTACAAGGCCGAGGTCATCCATCGGCGCGGACCGTGGCGATCCTTCGAGGCGGTCGAGTTCGCGACGCTGACCTGGGTCGACTGGTTCAACAAACGCCGGCTGCTGGAGCCCATCGGCAACATCCCGCCGGCCGAAGCCGAGGAACGCTACTACGCCATGCTGGAGGAACCGGCCATGGCCGCGTGACTCAAACGAAACAGCATCCGGCAAACCCGGGGCGGTTCACCTCGACGTTATTGAACGTATGGGGTGGATGCCCCAAAGCTGGTCGGGTCCGCGGCCAATCAGGTCGTCAAGTCCGCTTCTTCCGGTGCGTGTTCGGAGCAGCGGGGATAAACTGTTCTACGGTATCATCCTCTTCATGTCGGCGATCAGCTGATTGACATGAGCCTCGGAGGTCGCATAGCTCTGGCGGGCGCGCTCCCGGAGTTGAGGGTCGGGTTCCGACAGCTTCCTTTTCGCCTCGACGAGGATGTCCATCGCATCTTGATAGCGACGCTGCTTCACCAGTGTGCGCACCAGATATACCTTTCGCACCGGCTCGTCTTGATACTCGTCCAGCGCCTTCTGGACGTCAGCGATGTTGATCGGCCCGACCTTGCCATCAGATCCCGGCGCCGGCAGAGACTGCAATTGGCTGATCAGATCCTCATGAAGTCCGAACGGGTGGAAGCCGTAGCCGAGTCCGCTGTATAGGTAGTAGTTCGCGACGAACCAGCCGTTGAGGGCCCGGTAATAGGTCCCCTTCGCCGTATCGCTGACGAGCCGCGAGGCCATGTAGTGCGCGACCGGCGCGCAGTTGGCGATGATTGCGAAGGCCACCGCCATCGATCCCGGTTGGCGTCCGTCGCAATTCCTGTCGACGAAGATGCGATTGGCGCCGTCGGCGGCGTCCCGCGCCTCTTTCTCGAAGACTATTTCCAAGGGCTCAAGGTCGGCGAAGGCCGAATAACGGTAGAAGGGGATGCTCTGCGCCCGACCGTCCTTCCATTCGACCGTGAGCCGCGTCGCATACCTAGTGTTGTCGGCAGCGATCGATGCCGCGGCCGGCGTCTTGCCCACCGGGGCGAGAAGATCGATCGATCCACCGCCGATCCCGAGCGCAATGCGCTTAGCATCGCTGGCCGGACTTGCGGCTACGACGAGCGCGATCTTCAGCTCGTCCGCCGAGACGGGATGGGCCTGGAGCCCAATCGCCGCCGCCAGAGACAATGCAAGCGCTCTAGTCGTTCCCATTGGCGTTCCTGCTCTCTGGCGTTCCCGCGCCGGCCTTCAGCCCGACAAGCATCATGACATAGACCGCGAGCGAACCGGACATGTTGATGAACATGTTGGACACGGCTTTGACGTCCTTGGTTTCGTCGCGCAGCGCAACGTCGACAAGAAGGGCCGCAATAAGCGCCGCGATGAGGCCGGCAAGCGGGATCAGGAAGAGCGTCGAGCCCCAACCCCGTATATCGATCTTATCGTAGTTCGCCGCCGTAACAGCAGCCGACGTCGGCAGCAGGATCGCGGTGATCGAGCCAATGTATCGGCTCGGATCCGCAGCTACCGCAAACAGCAGTTGAGCGAGTGGGCCGTTGACGGGAATCTTGAAATCGGACGCTGACACGAGTGTGATCACGATCCATCCCAGCGCCAGGATTAATGGCACGACGATGATGCAGAGCATCAGGAGCAGCAACAGAAGGTACTGATCCGCCTGTCGGGAGCTCGGAATGGGTGACGGTCCGGAAACCGTCGTTGGTTCCGGTGCGGTTTCCGGAGCATCGTCGACGAATGTTGGCAACGCGCGCGCTCCTGTTCGATCCTATCCGAGGAAAGCCGATGACAGGCCCTTGTCTAGCTTCGCCTGGACTTTGGACGCCGCCTCGCCCTTCGTGACCGCGCCATCCGAATTCACGTCCAGACCCTTGTTCTGGACGTAGGCCGTCGACGGAGTCACAAATAGCGCGAACGCCTCCGGCTTGCCCACCGCCTTCGGCCAGAGGATGGCCATATAGACATCGGACAGCGAGTGCATCTTACCCGCATAAGGTGCAAAATACTTGCTGACGTAAGCCATCTGCTCGACCTCGGTCATCGCGGCGAGCTTGTCGGTGGTGGTGCCGAGACCCAATGCCGTCTTCGGCATGAACTGAATGAGACCCGTCGCGCCGCTGATCTTGTTCCGGGTGCTCGACTTGAACTCTTCGCCGGTCTCGAAGGCCATGCACGCGGCAAGATGGCTCGGATCGCAGCCGAGCGTTTGCCCGAGCTCGATGATACTTTGCTTCAGCTCCAGCGCCAGGACTTTGCCGAACGCGATCTTGGTCGCGCCGCCATTGACGGCGTCGACGAGGTTCGACAGAAGGGTGTCAGTCGTATCCGTCGACACCCCCGCCGCCACGGCCGCCTGCTCGTCGATCCGGCAACCCATGATAGCGAAGAGAGTTTCGCCGCATGGTTGGTTGGGGGAGAGGAACCCTTCCGCCGTCAGCGCGAGCGGTCTCCTTGTGACCGAATTGCCGATATTGCCCCCGATCACCCAGGCTTTGTCCCCGGCCACCTCGACGACGACGTCGCAATGGCTCTTATAGTCGCCGCCCTTCTGGTGGTCGTAGTCGACCCCGGTCTCGCGTGCCCAGCAGACGATGTCGCCGACCATCGGCTTTCGCTCGTTGAGACGCTCGCACCAGTAGCCGGCGTCCTCTCGCTTAGTTGAGCGATCGCGGATCGCCTGACTGATATAGACGGAGTGCTGGCTCGAATAGCGGAAGCGGGCACCGGCTCCGGCCGTCTTCGATACCCAGGATATGAAGGCCGCCGACCAAGGCCAGTCGGTGTTCGTCCCGTTGATGCCGGAAAGATCGGCGCCATCCTTCCAGTAGACGCCGATGCGTTCGGCGAAGCCGTCCTCCTGCTCCTTGTGCCCGATCGTGGTGGTGTTTCCTGTAAGGTCATAAGTCTGCCCGCCGAAGAAGCGCCACTCCTGGTCGCATAGGCGCAGCAGTTCCGAGATGTAGGCGGTGACCCCCGACGGCGATGTCGGCGACGGATGGCTGGATGAGGACGATCCGCCACTTGGCGAGGCAGAAGTGCCCGACGTGGCGGGGCCGCTTTTGGCGTCCCTTGGCACGAAGACCAGCGTGAACGTTCCGGTGTTATCCGGGACGATCGTCACTTGACCGCCTGCCTCGAAGGCGATGCGGAGCTGTTGAGCCTCCACGTCGCTGAGCTTGTTGATGATCCGGATATCAGACAAGACGACCTCCCGATATACCTAGAGATAACCAAGCCTTCTGGCGATTTCATTAGCCTTTTCTTCGTAAGCCGGCTCCGACAGTACAGCTTCGAAGCTGATCCCGGAGCCTGCGAGGGCGGCAACGATCGCCGCCTTGACGCCCTCGTTTAGACGCCCGCCCTGCGTGACGGCGTTTCGAAGCGCGGCTTGACCCGATCCTCGCCCGAGTTCGTAGGAGATGACTGTCTGCTTGGCGCTTTCCGCCGCCAGCTGGTTCGCGCTGACGGTGCTCTGCAGCCTGATGATGGCTCCGGCCAAGGTGCCGGCCCTGTAGTATTCCTCAAGATCTGACTCCGCCAACGGCAATGGATAAGCAGCATCGCTGAGGGCAAGCTTCGAATTGATCTGGCCCGCGATCAGCGCCCGGCTGGCATCCATCTGCGTCAGCACGAGCTGGATCGAGTTGCGAACCAGCGCCTTCTCACTGTAGGCGGCCTTCGCTCCGGTCAAGCCGGAGGCAATGCCGGTGAGTACATCCTTCGTTTCGACAGCGCTGATCAGCGTCGCTGTTTGCGTCAGTCCAATATTGGTGATCGCGGCAATAAGCTCTCCGGCGCGCTCGCCGTTCGCAAGCGACGCTGCATAAGACGTGTACGCCCGATCCATGCAGTTCTTTGCCGTCAAGACGTAGATGTTGCGCCAGTCACGGCGATCGGTCGGCGACAGCGCCAAGTATCGACCATAGTCCGGCCCGCCGAACTGCGCACGTAGCGCCGGGCATTCGGTCTCGTTGTTGAAGACGCGCGCAGGCCCAGCGGAGAAAGTTGCACAGCCGTACAGCGAACAGAGCAATCCAAGACCGATGATCAGCGGCACGAGACGCCTCACGCTGAACCTTTGCTTTGGGGCTACAGAAGACAGCACCGCAAAGCGCCACCGCTGCGACATTCATTCCTCCTACGGTATTAGAATTTTGGTAGACAACACTATCTAGAGTCAAGCGGATTCTTATCCGGGGCAGACGTCGAGCTTTACCGCTGCAAGGTGATGGTGGAATTTATTGAGAGAGGCTCTGTTTGGGAGGTCATCGAGCCATGTCGGGCAGCCGCCGAGGTGCCGACGCGCTCGATTCGGCCCATTTCATTCAGCGGTATGGGCGCTGAGGCCAGCGCTTTAGCGTCTGCCTCCGCACGCTTGCGGGCTTCGCGTCGCCAGGTGAACAGTTGCTGCGGGGTCAGGTCATACCGGCGCGCGACCGCCGACACCACCGCGCCCGGCGCAAGTGTCTCTTCCAGAATGCGCGCTCGGTCATCGGGCGACCAACGCCGGCGGCCCATCGCGCCGTTGATGACCTCAAAACGCCGGATCTTGTAGCGCGACAATCTGGTGAGATGCGCGCGACAATCTGGATGAGAATCTTGTGTCGCGGCGGTGGTCATGATCGCGGCATTGATTGTCGTGCGCAAGAGGGCTGGTCGGTTTGATTGTCGCGGCGCGTCAATCAGGAGCGATGTTGGCCGGTGTTGCGAATGACGCTGGCCGGCCTGGGCCACGTTTTCGTTCGATGGCCTCGCGGCGCCGATAGCTCTCGACGTTCAGTTCGAAGATCGTGGCGTGATGGACGAGGCGGTCGACCGCGGCGAGCGTCATGGCGGGGTCCGGGAAGATCTTGCCCCATTCGCCAAAGGGTTGGTTGGCGGTGATGAGCATGGAGCGCCGCTCGTAGCGGGCGCTGATGAGTTCGAACAGCACGCTGGTCTCGGCCTGATCCTTGGTGACATAGGCGAGGTCGTCGAGGATCAGCAGGTGGAAGCGATCGAGCCGGTTGATGGCGGCTTCGAGCCCGAGCTCGCGGCGCGCGACCTGCAGCTTCTGGACGAGGTCGGTGGTGCGGGTGAACATGACCCGCCAGCCGTTCTCGACGAGAGCAAGGCCGATGGCCGAGGCGAGATGGCTCTTGCCGCCACCGGGCGGGCCGAACAGCAGCAGGTTCGCTCCCTTCTCGAGCCAGCTGTCGCCGGCGGTGATGGCCATGATCTGCGCCTTGGAGATCATCGGCACGGCGTCGAATGCGAAGGTGTCAAGCGTTTTGCCGGGCAGCAGGCGAGCCTCAGTGAGATGGCGCTCGATGCGGCGCCGATCGCGTTCGGCAAGCTCGTGTTCGATGATGGCGGCGAGGAAGCGGGCGGCCGGCCAGCCTTCCTTGTCGGCCTCTTCGGCGAACTGCGGCCACATCACCTTGATGGCGGGCAGACGCAGTTCGTTGAGCAGGAGGCTGAGCCTTGCGGCGTCGATGCCTGTCCTGAGCGACGCCGCGGGCGGCGTCGAAGGGGCGCTGTTCGTCTTCATGCGACCTCTCCTGGCGCGAGGTCATGGTCATGGCTGCCGCCGATCAGGCCTTCGTAGGCATCGAGGGACGCCAGATGCACGACGACGCTGGGCAGCCGGGACGGATCCGGCGCGAACCGTTCGCGCAGCGCGGCCATGTCCGGCAGTCGTCGAGCGTCGAGCGAGATGCGCAGCTGATCGGCCAGTTCGCTCTCGCAACCCCGCTCGTGGGCCATCGCGAGGAGTTCGACCATGGTGCGGCAGGCCTGCCGCTTCGGCAGACGATCCACGAGCATGTCGAAGGTTCGTCGATAGGCCTCGCGTGGAAAGAGCCGGTCGCGATAGACGAGGTTCAGGAGCGCCATCGGCTTGCGGCGCAAGGAATGGA
The nucleotide sequence above comes from Aquibium microcysteis. Encoded proteins:
- a CDS encoding glycosyltransferase family 29 protein, with amino-acid sequence MQRYVAIVGNGPLGDRDGREIDEADFVMRFNFPPYGPAQGGSRTDMMVLVNSGKLLGLWFGDPAFVSNVYIRGARRVILPWHPDAIRRWHPTPKFRERVERRIVTRKEHWTKQAFERFGRMGKEVSLLPASLASQCFEDLQLAATDWRIPSTGFVGIRHALHSFPDHPLRLFGFTWEGWEGHDWAAERTWLARQERVWMPGEGSGRGEAAVRG
- a CDS encoding HigA family addiction module antitoxin translates to MLMTTRKPASVGEILTEEFMRPLGLTQAALAEAMGVQRKHVNELCNDRRNVTAATALILARVFGNSPDFWLNTQRRSDLWNVMNSPGERARVDRARPLAKAA
- a CDS encoding DUF2272 domain-containing protein, with translation MSDIRIINKLSDVEAQQLRIAFEAGGQVTIVPDNTGTFTLVFVPRDAKSGPATSGTSASPSGGSSSSSHPSPTSPSGVTAYISELLRLCDQEWRFFGGQTYDLTGNTTTIGHKEQEDGFAERIGVYWKDGADLSGINGTNTDWPWSAAFISWVSKTAGAGARFRYSSQHSVYISQAIRDRSTKREDAGYWCERLNERKPMVGDIVCWARETGVDYDHQKGGDYKSHCDVVVEVAGDKAWVIGGNIGNSVTRRPLALTAEGFLSPNQPCGETLFAIMGCRIDEQAAVAAGVSTDTTDTLLSNLVDAVNGGATKIAFGKVLALELKQSIIELGQTLGCDPSHLAACMAFETGEEFKSSTRNKISGATGLIQFMPKTALGLGTTTDKLAAMTEVEQMAYVSKYFAPYAGKMHSLSDVYMAILWPKAVGKPEAFALFVTPSTAYVQNKGLDVNSDGAVTKGEAASKVQAKLDKGLSSAFLG
- a CDS encoding transposase, yielding MRTTINAAIMTTAATQDSHPDCRAHLTRLSRYKIRRFEVINGAMGRRRWSPDDRARILEETLAPGAVVSAVARRYDLTPQQLFTWRREARKRAEADAKALASAPIPLNEMGRIERVGTSAAARHGSMTSQTEPLSINSTITLQR
- the istB gene encoding IS21-like element helper ATPase IstB, which produces MKTNSAPSTPPAASLRTGIDAARLSLLLNELRLPAIKVMWPQFAEEADKEGWPAARFLAAIIEHELAERDRRRIERHLTEARLLPGKTLDTFAFDAVPMISKAQIMAITAGDSWLEKGANLLLFGPPGGGKSHLASAIGLALVENGWRVMFTRTTDLVQKLQVARRELGLEAAINRLDRFHLLILDDLAYVTKDQAETSVLFELISARYERRSMLITANQPFGEWGKIFPDPAMTLAAVDRLVHHATIFELNVESYRRREAIERKRGPGRPASFATPANIAPD